The following proteins are encoded in a genomic region of Cyclonatronum proteinivorum:
- a CDS encoding sigma-54 interaction domain-containing protein, whose amino-acid sequence MNENIRKIQDKYGLIGHSESLMRVLNKAAMVAPTKINILLRGESGVGKDVMAKVIHGLSERKDKKLVIVNCGAIPEGIIESELFGHEKGSFTGADQARQGYFEMANGGTIFLDEIGDTPKNVQVKLLRILENGEYYRVGSSVVSKTDVRIITATNRDLWDDVQKGHFREDLYYRLDTVTIHIPPLRNRKEDIPLIFRKFVEDYARKYDSVFQGFSDDAKELLVSYRWPGNIRELRNVAEQLVVLEKSQFVTAEKLQKYLKGRQHHGSTDNLPMAIGSGYREQSDERERHMFYATLLELRTEISDIKKMLGTLIYSSMNPDGKPLRSLPLLGAPVSGDSPYQQGYREPGWNYESEGYPGGKGTQAGRGIQPEGKRGTEVQTEEAPEEPTLLDYLRKLDDVPSIEQTEKFLIQYALERFDGNRRKTAETLGMSERTLYRKIDQYGLQP is encoded by the coding sequence ATGAACGAGAACATTCGCAAGATTCAGGACAAATACGGGCTTATCGGTCATTCCGAAAGCCTTATGCGCGTGCTTAACAAGGCGGCGATGGTCGCGCCTACGAAAATCAACATTTTACTGCGCGGGGAAAGCGGCGTCGGTAAAGATGTGATGGCGAAGGTGATTCACGGACTGAGCGAGCGCAAGGATAAAAAACTGGTGATTGTCAACTGCGGAGCCATTCCGGAAGGCATCATCGAGAGCGAGCTTTTTGGTCATGAGAAGGGATCCTTTACCGGGGCTGATCAGGCGCGGCAGGGCTATTTTGAAATGGCCAACGGCGGCACCATTTTTCTGGATGAAATCGGCGATACGCCCAAGAATGTGCAGGTCAAGCTTTTGCGCATACTCGAAAACGGCGAGTATTACCGGGTCGGATCAAGTGTTGTAAGCAAGACCGATGTCCGCATTATCACCGCTACCAACCGTGATTTATGGGATGATGTGCAGAAAGGACATTTCCGCGAAGATCTCTATTACCGCCTTGACACGGTGACCATTCACATCCCGCCCCTGCGCAACCGCAAGGAAGATATCCCCCTTATTTTCCGGAAGTTTGTGGAAGATTATGCCCGCAAGTATGATTCCGTGTTTCAGGGCTTTTCGGATGACGCCAAAGAGCTTCTTGTTTCCTACCGCTGGCCAGGCAACATCCGCGAGCTGCGGAATGTGGCCGAACAGCTGGTCGTGCTGGAGAAGTCGCAGTTTGTGACCGCCGAGAAGCTGCAAAAGTATCTCAAAGGCCGGCAACATCACGGCTCAACCGATAACCTGCCGATGGCGATTGGCAGCGGGTACCGGGAGCAGTCGGATGAGCGCGAGCGGCACATGTTTTATGCGACGCTTCTGGAGCTGCGGACCGAAATTTCGGACATCAAAAAAATGCTGGGCACCCTTATTTACAGCAGCATGAACCCCGACGGCAAGCCCCTGCGATCTCTGCCTTTGCTTGGTGCGCCGGTCAGCGGCGACAGCCCTTATCAGCAGGGGTACCGCGAGCCGGGCTGGAATTATGAATCGGAAGGCTACCCGGGCGGCAAAGGGACGCAGGCCGGGCGCGGAATTCAGCCCGAAGGTAAGCGCGGGACGGAAGTCCAAACCGAAGAAGCCCCCGAAGAACCGACCCTTCTTGATTACCTTCGCAAACTTGATGACGTGCCTTCCATCGAACAGACAGAGAAGTTCCTGATTCAGTACGCGCTCGAGCGCTTCGACGGCAACCGCCGCAAAACGGCTGAAACGCTCGGCATGAGCGAGCGCACGCTTTACCGCAAAATCGATCAGTACGGACTCCAACCGTGA
- a CDS encoding phosphatidylglycerophosphatase A family protein produces the protein MEKKPPHPRNIAFWLGTGLGSGLTPKAPGTAGSLAALPFIYGAGLIAGPTGIAAFLLIWIAASLFTAPGFERAYSDDPALFVADEWAGQAVPFIGISFTGSLATDIPILLAGFILFRIFDITKPLGIKKAEKLPSPLGILADDLLAGLYALLLLKLLIMFL, from the coding sequence TTGGAAAAAAAGCCACCCCATCCGCGTAACATCGCCTTCTGGCTCGGTACCGGCCTGGGCTCCGGACTGACTCCCAAAGCACCGGGCACGGCCGGAAGCCTCGCCGCCCTCCCCTTCATCTACGGCGCCGGGCTAATCGCCGGCCCCACCGGCATCGCCGCCTTCCTCCTGATTTGGATTGCCGCAAGTCTGTTCACCGCGCCCGGCTTCGAACGCGCCTACAGCGACGACCCCGCCCTCTTTGTCGCCGACGAATGGGCAGGTCAGGCCGTCCCCTTCATCGGCATCAGCTTCACCGGCAGTCTCGCAACCGACATCCCGATCCTCCTTGCAGGCTTCATCCTCTTCCGGATTTTCGACATCACCAAACCCCTCGGCATCAAAAAAGCCGAAAAACTCCCCTCCCCCCTCGGCATCCTCGCCGACGACCTCCTCGCCGGCCTCTACGCCCTCCTCCTCCTCAAACTGCTGATTATGTTTTTGTGA
- a CDS encoding TonB-dependent receptor yields the protein MLSPAFLIASLLWLWQAVPDTLPAPEPPSVPDTLQTETPALPDTLQNGTFDPTGRGRFSDPQPEVPEERRRPQPIVIPKQVGLNPGFTEVFTDSLQRWEQWYNLAERRQAQSGAISFRLGSHGRNDAILFRGIEPRHQQFLFEGIPLNNTVSGAMNSNFLPLDRMRLYSEHEGGIRYTGEFALRRFYLNKPLTWINFEDTSSDVRRAEVIFSRNVNRSGNIELAYRGNNDNGNYRRSSLDARQASVRYTHYLNEAWSAQAQLFYNSFQMDESDGYTIPDLNFFNFEPLLTPVTRTNARSSTRKTLVSASLFHRPDEASKQQSRIHLYHNRDRRIFYDNLDRLFYRAFSYGAYADTRIDRGPLELQPLLHLRATVLDDDSNTLINRSAWTDLSAGLRLVFVPAAAVQLGGWSELSYRTDGQLGYEAGYRFDLRPAPNWHFWQSLSVGEVLPTIQQLFWISEDFLGDDALSREQIIRAEAGLQWGRGWIDALGLRAYGSRIASPIVMNPETGIFQNIDAYQSLGAEVFADFETSYLEAGLSATVQRYFSTSARAENQFLDQSGVRNTNRAYFYLKNYFLNFATYAKIGGVFTFSPNAFHSPAYYPELDYWDPLTPDQPIPAYYRFDLEASARVRMLMVQFRYENLLDGLGQLGYFETARYPMPPRRFRIAIRWIIRN from the coding sequence ATGCTGAGTCCCGCATTTCTCATAGCGTCCCTTCTCTGGCTGTGGCAGGCCGTGCCCGACACCCTGCCTGCGCCGGAACCGCCATCGGTGCCTGACACCCTTCAGACCGAAACCCCGGCTCTGCCGGATACCCTCCAAAACGGCACTTTTGACCCGACCGGACGCGGGCGCTTCTCCGATCCGCAGCCTGAAGTGCCGGAAGAACGCCGGCGTCCGCAGCCGATCGTGATTCCCAAGCAGGTCGGCCTGAATCCCGGATTCACGGAAGTCTTCACCGACAGCCTGCAGCGCTGGGAGCAGTGGTACAACCTGGCCGAACGTCGACAGGCGCAGTCAGGGGCGATCTCCTTCCGGCTGGGCTCACACGGGCGCAACGACGCCATCCTTTTTCGGGGCATTGAACCGCGGCATCAGCAGTTTCTCTTCGAAGGCATCCCGCTCAACAACACCGTAAGCGGAGCCATGAACAGCAATTTTCTGCCGCTCGACCGCATGCGGCTGTACAGCGAACACGAAGGTGGTATCCGCTACACCGGCGAGTTCGCCCTTCGGCGATTCTACCTGAACAAACCGCTGACCTGGATCAATTTTGAAGATACAAGCAGTGATGTGCGCCGGGCGGAAGTCATATTCTCACGCAACGTAAACCGCTCCGGCAATATCGAGCTGGCCTATCGCGGCAACAACGACAACGGAAACTACCGCCGCAGCTCGCTCGACGCCCGACAGGCATCGGTTCGCTACACGCACTATCTCAACGAAGCCTGGTCGGCGCAGGCACAGCTGTTCTACAACAGCTTTCAGATGGATGAGTCAGATGGCTACACCATCCCCGACCTGAACTTCTTCAACTTCGAACCGCTTCTTACACCCGTAACGCGCACCAACGCCCGCTCAAGCACGCGCAAAACCCTGGTCTCGGCCTCGCTGTTTCACCGGCCCGATGAAGCAAGCAAGCAGCAGAGCCGCATTCACCTGTACCACAACCGCGACCGCCGCATTTTTTACGACAACCTCGACCGGCTCTTTTACCGCGCATTCAGTTACGGCGCCTATGCCGATACCCGCATCGATCGCGGTCCGCTCGAGCTGCAGCCGCTTCTGCACCTGCGCGCCACCGTACTCGATGACGACAGCAACACCCTGATCAACCGCTCGGCCTGGACCGATCTCAGTGCCGGGCTCAGGCTGGTATTTGTGCCCGCTGCAGCCGTGCAGCTGGGCGGCTGGTCCGAGCTCAGCTACCGCACCGACGGACAGCTTGGCTACGAAGCCGGCTACCGCTTCGATCTGCGTCCCGCCCCAAACTGGCACTTTTGGCAGTCACTCTCCGTAGGGGAAGTGCTGCCCACGATTCAGCAGCTCTTCTGGATCAGCGAAGATTTTCTGGGGGATGACGCCCTCAGCCGCGAACAAATCATCCGGGCCGAAGCCGGGCTGCAGTGGGGCCGCGGCTGGATTGACGCACTCGGCCTGCGCGCCTACGGCTCACGCATCGCCTCCCCCATCGTGATGAACCCCGAAACCGGCATTTTCCAGAACATCGACGCCTATCAATCGCTCGGGGCGGAAGTCTTTGCCGATTTCGAAACAAGCTACCTCGAAGCGGGCCTCTCCGCCACGGTGCAGCGCTACTTCAGCACATCCGCCCGGGCCGAAAATCAGTTTCTGGATCAGAGCGGGGTCCGCAACACCAACCGGGCGTACTTTTACCTTAAAAACTACTTCCTCAACTTCGCGACCTACGCCAAAATCGGCGGCGTATTCACCTTCTCGCCCAACGCCTTCCACAGTCCCGCCTACTACCCCGAACTCGACTACTGGGATCCCCTTACACCCGATCAGCCGATCCCCGCCTACTACCGCTTCGACCTCGAAGCCTCCGCCCGCGTACGCATGCTCATGGTGCAATTCCGCTACGAAAACCTCCTCGACGGCCTCGGTCAGCTTGGCTACTTCGAAACCGCCCGCTACCCCATGCCCCCGCGCCGTTTCCGCATCGCCATCCGCTGGATCATCAGAAACTAA
- a CDS encoding PKD domain-containing protein, with translation MRILELWVLADAHLNIQTSALSFFAAMPMKMPMPMLKPIFRFFCECCRLCGAAFRLPAAAFWGVLALTAALFMLTGCDSPSAPDDAPAISSITWTPAAAIDGRDNTYTLTVSNADGIEQVQVRGLNDPAYSQTFTGIGADTFTTEITRTYSLANTHPRIIVYQVMVTSAGGHESGRNFNVRVAPQQNVSLQVTVLSERAWPMPGDELRYRIQAQGNGDALTELSMDFGDGTLATFPLSGHELDKTLTHTYTDSGLYDWQVQVHNDIGQSSTQTGQTSIRRTFTIDLPTTALTLTYNTEGVGQLGAITEPDNTASLRFISRDGEVDQTFYAQNGRITGQIPEGEFRARFNSEYSQLNRMMVHRGIHADETQYLSHVHNGEKSWLVRGYSSTREHLVDSNVDWFLDISADVDTRIETLKGVYIDQGWVSPPRLLDVYAFSVFANAQNFRAEEALIVPLIKTLGGIEETQYVVHNWGNPTMDCTGWIIGEMPRPEQCVDQKRIERGWDPISSLPDGGANPPGVIPPDLEYTKNSFNQYMNRLKGIWNSAIVGGNPYNIEIVGGFSPDLTQYLNGWLVQRSGGTVDLFSPKRNVFFISHNIGAGTEFFDAARVSAGGQFYIPLSSYMIVPGMNVVGFDNESTFWGQPREGRNQNQEPICAYSIRDSTIDTSCDPFPEGFTEYDGVITAIATMFGTYSQSQKTDWDRLMIGNANMDGFNVLLPRQGYQFSEAHPGR, from the coding sequence TTGCGTATTTTGGAGCTGTGGGTTCTTGCTGACGCCCATCTTAATATCCAAACATCAGCCCTTTCTTTTTTTGCTGCCATGCCAATGAAAATGCCTATGCCAATGCTTAAGCCGATCTTTCGCTTCTTTTGCGAGTGCTGCCGCCTGTGCGGCGCCGCTTTCCGTCTGCCCGCCGCGGCCTTTTGGGGTGTGCTGGCGCTCACGGCTGCCCTTTTTATGCTGACGGGCTGCGATTCCCCATCCGCACCCGACGACGCGCCCGCAATTTCATCCATCACCTGGACGCCCGCCGCGGCCATCGACGGGCGGGACAACACCTACACGCTCACCGTCAGCAATGCCGACGGTATCGAACAGGTGCAGGTGCGCGGGCTCAACGACCCCGCATATTCGCAGACCTTTACCGGTATCGGCGCTGACACCTTCACCACCGAAATCACCCGCACCTACAGCCTGGCCAACACCCATCCCCGCATCATTGTGTATCAGGTGATGGTCACCAGCGCGGGCGGCCATGAGAGCGGGCGGAACTTCAACGTGAGGGTAGCCCCGCAGCAGAATGTGAGCCTGCAGGTCACCGTGCTGTCGGAGCGCGCCTGGCCCATGCCCGGCGACGAGCTGCGCTACCGCATCCAGGCGCAGGGCAACGGCGATGCGCTCACCGAGCTCAGCATGGATTTCGGGGACGGCACCCTGGCCACCTTCCCGCTGAGCGGACACGAGCTGGATAAGACGCTCACCCACACCTACACCGACAGCGGCCTGTACGACTGGCAGGTACAGGTGCACAACGATATCGGGCAAAGCAGCACCCAAACCGGACAGACCAGCATCCGAAGAACCTTCACCATTGACCTTCCAACAACAGCGCTAACACTTACATATAACACTGAAGGTGTAGGGCAGCTTGGAGCTATAACTGAGCCAGACAATACGGCGAGCCTGAGATTTATAAGCAGAGACGGCGAGGTAGATCAAACTTTTTACGCACAAAACGGAAGAATAACAGGCCAAATTCCTGAAGGAGAGTTCAGAGCAAGATTTAACTCAGAGTACAGCCAACTAAACAGAATGATGGTGCACAGAGGAATTCACGCAGATGAAACCCAGTATTTGAGTCATGTACACAACGGCGAAAAAAGCTGGCTTGTGAGAGGATACAGCTCGACAAGAGAGCACCTCGTTGATAGTAATGTGGATTGGTTCCTTGATATTTCGGCAGATGTAGATACGAGGATTGAAACCCTGAAAGGCGTTTACATAGACCAGGGATGGGTGTCGCCGCCAAGACTTTTAGATGTTTACGCGTTTTCAGTTTTTGCAAACGCTCAAAACTTTAGAGCTGAGGAAGCTTTAATAGTTCCATTAATAAAAACTCTGGGAGGCATAGAAGAGACACAATACGTAGTTCACAATTGGGGTAATCCGACCATGGACTGTACTGGTTGGATAATCGGAGAAATGCCAAGACCTGAACAGTGTGTGGATCAGAAAAGAATAGAGCGTGGTTGGGATCCAATATCATCTCTTCCAGACGGAGGAGCAAACCCTCCGGGAGTTATACCTCCTGATTTGGAGTATACAAAAAACAGCTTCAACCAGTACATGAACCGGCTAAAAGGGATATGGAACAGTGCTATTGTTGGGGGAAATCCATACAACATAGAAATAGTCGGAGGCTTCTCGCCAGATCTTACCCAGTATTTGAATGGTTGGCTTGTTCAAAGAAGCGGCGGGACAGTCGATCTTTTTAGTCCAAAACGAAATGTATTTTTTATATCTCACAATATTGGTGCGGGAACAGAATTTTTTGATGCTGCACGTGTTTCTGCGGGGGGTCAGTTTTATATCCCGCTCTCTAGCTATATGATAGTTCCGGGGATGAATGTTGTGGGCTTTGATAACGAGAGTACATTCTGGGGTCAACCAAGGGAAGGCAGAAATCAAAACCAGGAACCCATTTGCGCCTACTCCATCAGGGATAGTACTATTGATACTTCATGCGACCCTTTTCCTGAAGGGTTTACTGAGTATGACGGTGTGATTACTGCCATTGCAACCATGTTTGGAACGTATTCCCAATCACAAAAAACTGATTGGGATAGATTGATGATAGGTAATGCTAATATGGACGGCTTTAACGTACTACTGCCAAGACAAGGGTATCAATTCAGCGAAGCACACCCGGGCCGCTGA
- a CDS encoding LptE family protein: MKPARAPMPMNRLIKNRLYALMSAAAACLLLAGCFTYSFTGVSIPSEVRTVYIPFFPDNSNSGLGFLSEDLNEALINRFVNQSRLRLSSNPDEADIFFEGTITNYRNRPFSVSGDDRTDLNRVEITVRATYQFQDRDEPEWTRNFNGVFEFDPNEDPIDGEREAALEAMQTIARNMFNDALGSW, translated from the coding sequence GTGAAGCCCGCCCGCGCACCCATGCCCATGAACCGGCTTATCAAAAACCGACTTTACGCGCTTATGAGCGCAGCGGCTGCGTGTCTGTTGCTTGCGGGCTGTTTCACCTACAGCTTTACCGGCGTTTCCATCCCTTCGGAAGTCCGCACGGTGTACATTCCCTTCTTTCCGGACAACTCTAATTCCGGTCTTGGATTTCTCTCCGAAGATCTCAACGAAGCGCTCATCAATCGTTTTGTAAACCAAAGCCGGCTGCGGCTGTCTTCAAATCCTGATGAGGCCGATATTTTCTTCGAGGGCACCATTACGAACTATCGTAACCGCCCCTTCAGCGTTTCCGGCGACGACCGCACCGATTTGAACCGGGTTGAAATCACGGTCCGCGCGACCTATCAGTTTCAGGACCGTGACGAGCCGGAGTGGACCCGCAATTTCAACGGCGTGTTTGAGTTCGATCCCAATGAAGACCCCATCGACGGTGAGCGTGAAGCTGCCCTTGAAGCCATGCAGACCATCGCCCGTAACATGTTCAACGACGCGCTCGGCAGCTGGTAG
- a CDS encoding competence/damage-inducible protein A has protein sequence MRASILTIGNELLIGDIINTNAAWIGTFLTEHDIEPVRSVTVGDSESEIVHHLKDCAKVSELIIITGGLGPTHDDVTKHTLLRYTGGSFTEHKPTRDFIEYNFEKRGIPVSKSNLAQAMVPDTCEVLFNKAGTAPGMWFDFEGVVLVSLPGVPSEMKYLMEKEVWPRLAQKLGANGTLFRHYMHTAGIGESTLSDIEIGDISDKLVDGVQLAFLPHSHGVGLRISATGTTAEMARARALPLIEHIRRKASEHIYSEVQGDDLPAAVGRLLEHSKKTIATAESCTGGLLGSMITDVPGSSGWYNGSIIAYQNELKTSLLGVPAEILQQHGAVSAETALIMAKAAAEKLGADVGLSTTGIAGPGGGTEEKPVGLVWFGYYDGERHFAMRAQFFKNRKMNKERTALVALDITRRVLTGITRMPYDAPVVVG, from the coding sequence ATGAGAGCAAGCATTCTCACGATCGGCAACGAGTTGCTGATCGGCGACATCATCAACACCAATGCCGCCTGGATCGGCACTTTCCTGACCGAGCATGATATCGAGCCGGTACGCAGCGTAACGGTCGGGGACAGCGAATCGGAAATTGTGCACCATTTAAAGGACTGTGCAAAGGTATCGGAGCTTATCATCATAACCGGCGGCCTGGGTCCGACGCACGATGATGTTACCAAACACACCCTACTGCGCTACACCGGCGGCTCCTTCACCGAACACAAGCCGACGCGTGATTTCATTGAATATAACTTTGAAAAGCGCGGCATTCCGGTTTCCAAGTCCAATCTGGCACAGGCCATGGTGCCGGATACCTGTGAGGTGCTGTTCAATAAAGCCGGTACGGCACCCGGCATGTGGTTCGATTTTGAGGGCGTCGTGCTTGTTTCCCTGCCCGGCGTGCCGTCGGAGATGAAATATTTAATGGAGAAGGAGGTCTGGCCGCGGCTTGCGCAGAAGCTGGGCGCCAACGGTACGCTGTTCCGGCATTACATGCACACGGCGGGCATTGGGGAAAGCACCCTGAGCGATATTGAAATCGGGGACATCAGCGACAAGCTGGTAGATGGGGTGCAGCTTGCTTTTCTGCCGCATTCGCACGGGGTCGGACTTCGGATTTCCGCAACCGGCACGACCGCTGAAATGGCACGGGCCCGTGCGCTGCCGCTGATTGAGCACATCCGGCGCAAAGCGAGTGAGCACATTTATTCGGAAGTGCAGGGAGATGATCTGCCCGCTGCCGTAGGCCGCTTGCTGGAGCACAGCAAAAAGACCATTGCCACCGCCGAAAGCTGTACCGGCGGACTCCTGGGCAGCATGATTACCGATGTGCCGGGCAGCAGCGGCTGGTACAACGGCAGTATCATCGCCTATCAAAACGAACTCAAAACGAGCTTACTTGGGGTGCCGGCGGAAATCCTGCAACAGCACGGGGCGGTGAGTGCCGAAACTGCGCTTATTATGGCCAAAGCCGCTGCCGAAAAGCTGGGCGCGGATGTCGGCCTGAGTACGACCGGCATTGCCGGACCCGGGGGCGGCACCGAAGAGAAGCCGGTAGGGCTGGTCTGGTTCGGCTATTACGACGGCGAGCGGCATTTTGCCATGCGGGCGCAATTTTTCAAAAACCGGAAAATGAACAAAGAACGCACGGCTTTGGTCGCGCTCGATATTACCCGGCGCGTGCTCACCGGTATCACCCGCATGCCCTACGACGCCCCGGTCGTCGTTGGCTGA
- the pyrE gene encoding orotate phosphoribosyltransferase, whose product MIINPTFAKELAISLLEINAVILRPHTPFRWTSGWNSPIYCDNRLTLRFPELRAKIADEFTAFIRETYPDTDVIAGTSTAGIPHAAWIADRMNKPMAYVRSKPKQHGTTNQIEGGIQKGEKAVIIEDLVSTGESAISVAKALQFIGVEVLGIVSIFNYGFTQAASRFEEKELKVNALTNYDTLLEAGVKFGFVAQKDLELLTAWRQDPETWPKGL is encoded by the coding sequence ATGATTATTAACCCGACTTTCGCCAAGGAGCTTGCGATCAGCCTGCTCGAGATTAATGCTGTTATTCTGCGTCCGCATACGCCGTTTCGCTGGACTTCCGGCTGGAATTCTCCTATTTATTGCGACAATCGCCTGACGCTGCGTTTTCCGGAGCTTCGTGCTAAAATTGCGGATGAGTTTACTGCCTTTATCCGGGAGACCTATCCGGATACGGATGTGATTGCGGGGACTTCAACGGCGGGTATTCCGCATGCGGCCTGGATTGCTGATCGGATGAATAAGCCTATGGCGTATGTTCGCAGCAAGCCGAAACAGCATGGCACGACCAATCAGATTGAGGGCGGCATTCAGAAAGGGGAAAAGGCGGTGATTATTGAGGATTTGGTTTCTACGGGCGAATCTGCGATTTCCGTTGCCAAAGCCCTGCAGTTTATCGGCGTTGAGGTGCTGGGCATTGTTTCTATTTTCAACTATGGGTTTACGCAGGCAGCGTCGCGTTTTGAGGAGAAAGAGTTAAAGGTGAATGCGCTTACCAATTATGATACCCTGCTCGAAGCGGGGGTCAAGTTCGGTTTTGTTGCGCAGAAAGATCTTGAGCTGCTTACGGCCTGGCGGCAGGATCCGGAAACCTGGCCGAAAGGTTTGTGA
- the miaB gene encoding tRNA (N6-isopentenyl adenosine(37)-C2)-methylthiotransferase MiaB, whose amino-acid sequence MAEKRLTFISTHQHVVLKILEQKTYFIETYGCQMNFSDSEIVNSIMTDQGHKAAASPEQADIVFVNTCSIRDNAERKVWDRLKYFRSVRNKNQQDQIVGVLGCMAERIREKFLDEEKLVDLVVGPDAYRDIPNLLAQVDDGRKAVNVILSLEETYADIAPVRTTGNGVTAFVSIMRGCDNMCSFCVVPFTRGRERSRSIDSILDEIRQLSENGYREVTLLGQNVNSYNDNGTTFAELMYRASLVDPEMRIRFSTSHPKDFPDELLSIINERPNICNYIHIPAQSGNSEVLKRMRRPYTREAYLSLIDRMKEIIPGVALSTDIITGFCGETEAQHEDTLSLMDIVRYDLAYMFAYSERERTLAHRKFEDDIPEEVKKRRLSEIIELQMRNQAALNREEIGRTHLVLVEGESKRNAAQLSGRTDTNKMVVFDRMDYQPGEYVKVRITDRTAATLKGKPLGRSSIQAFSQSEYADLKAEPVRV is encoded by the coding sequence TTGGCTGAAAAACGGCTCACTTTCATTTCCACACACCAACACGTAGTACTGAAGATCTTGGAACAAAAAACATATTTTATTGAAACCTACGGCTGTCAGATGAATTTTTCTGACTCTGAAATCGTGAATTCTATTATGACCGATCAGGGGCATAAGGCAGCTGCGAGTCCTGAACAGGCCGATATTGTTTTTGTGAACACCTGCTCCATCCGGGATAATGCTGAGCGCAAAGTCTGGGATCGCCTGAAGTACTTTCGCTCGGTTCGAAATAAGAATCAGCAAGATCAGATTGTGGGGGTGCTGGGGTGCATGGCCGAGCGTATCCGGGAGAAGTTTCTGGATGAAGAAAAGCTGGTCGATCTTGTGGTTGGTCCCGACGCCTACCGCGATATCCCGAACCTGCTCGCGCAGGTTGATGACGGTCGTAAAGCCGTGAACGTGATTCTCTCTCTCGAAGAAACCTATGCCGATATTGCTCCGGTGCGCACTACAGGTAACGGGGTTACGGCTTTCGTTTCGATTATGCGCGGCTGTGACAATATGTGTTCGTTTTGCGTCGTGCCTTTTACCCGCGGACGTGAACGCAGCCGTTCGATTGATTCGATTTTGGATGAAATTCGTCAGCTCAGCGAAAATGGTTACCGCGAGGTGACGCTTCTCGGGCAAAATGTGAATTCGTACAATGATAACGGCACAACCTTCGCTGAGCTCATGTACCGGGCAAGCCTTGTTGATCCTGAAATGCGGATTCGCTTTTCGACTTCTCATCCGAAAGATTTCCCTGATGAGTTGCTGAGCATTATCAATGAGCGGCCCAATATCTGTAACTATATCCATATCCCGGCGCAGTCGGGTAACAGCGAAGTGCTGAAACGCATGCGGCGTCCGTACACCCGCGAGGCCTATCTCAGCCTGATTGACCGCATGAAGGAAATTATTCCGGGGGTTGCGCTTTCTACGGATATCATCACCGGGTTCTGCGGGGAGACCGAAGCGCAGCATGAAGATACGCTTTCGCTTATGGATATTGTGCGCTACGACCTTGCCTATATGTTTGCCTATTCCGAGCGCGAGCGCACGCTGGCACACCGCAAGTTCGAGGATGACATCCCCGAGGAGGTTAAAAAGCGCCGGCTTTCTGAAATTATCGAGCTGCAAATGCGGAATCAGGCGGCTCTCAACCGTGAAGAAATCGGGCGCACACATCTTGTATTGGTCGAAGGTGAAAGCAAGCGCAATGCGGCGCAGCTCAGCGGTCGTACCGATACCAATAAGATGGTGGTTTTCGATCGCATGGACTATCAGCCCGGCGAGTATGTGAAGGTTCGGATTACGGACAGAACTGCCGCAACGCTGAAAGGCAAGCCGCTCGGACGCAGCTCCATACAAGCTTTCAGTCAGTCTGAATATGCGGATTTAAAAGCTGAGCCGGTTCGCGTGTAA
- the pgsA gene encoding CDP-diacylglycerol--glycerol-3-phosphate 3-phosphatidyltransferase has translation MALFPNSNFNAADYPALKRIPNLLTLMRIMLAPVFLVLFLQEDWVLRLAAVIVFTVAAISDYLDGYLARLLQAHSEFGNFMDPLADKILTFLGFASLCILSPDLFPWWAFGLIVGRDLLITWMRTLARKQGFSMSTSYSAKLKTAVQLIFLYIALLSFTLLMIPALQQFVEAWLIQTGILTWMYFGVMAFTVYTGLEYVLQNRDLFGKKATPSA, from the coding sequence ATGGCCCTTTTTCCGAATTCAAACTTTAACGCTGCCGATTACCCTGCCCTGAAGCGGATTCCGAACCTGCTCACGCTCATGCGTATCATGCTTGCACCGGTGTTTCTGGTCCTCTTTCTGCAGGAAGACTGGGTGCTGCGGCTTGCTGCCGTAATCGTATTCACGGTAGCGGCCATCAGCGACTACCTCGACGGCTACCTCGCGCGCCTGCTGCAAGCGCACTCCGAATTCGGAAACTTCATGGATCCCCTTGCCGATAAAATTCTCACCTTTCTCGGCTTCGCTTCCCTGTGTATCCTCAGCCCCGATTTGTTTCCGTGGTGGGCCTTTGGCCTCATTGTGGGGCGCGACCTGCTCATCACCTGGATGCGCACCCTTGCCCGCAAACAGGGCTTCAGCATGAGCACAAGCTACTCCGCCAAGCTCAAAACTGCCGTTCAGCTCATTTTTCTCTACATCGCCCTGCTCTCCTTCACCCTGCTCATGATACCCGCCCTGCAGCAATTTGTGGAAGCATGGCTCATCCAAACCGGCATACTGACCTGGATGTATTTCGGGGTGATGGCCTTTACCGTGTACACCGGCCTCGAATACGTACTCCAAAACCGTGACCTTTTTGGAAAAAAAGCCACCCCATCCGCGTAA